The Carnobacterium mobile DSM 4848 genome includes a window with the following:
- a CDS encoding ComE operon protein 2, translated as MERIPWNQYFMSQSLLLSLRSTCERLTVGATIVREKRIIAGGYNGSVSGDVHCIDEGCYVVDGHCLRTIHAEMNAILQCAKFGAQTEGAEIYVTHFPCLQCTKMILQAGIKKIYYLEDYHNNPYALKLIEQAHVQCEKVDLPEHFFESLKF; from the coding sequence ATAGAACGTATTCCTTGGAATCAATATTTTATGTCACAAAGTTTATTACTTTCTTTAAGAAGTACTTGCGAGAGACTGACAGTCGGAGCAACGATCGTTAGAGAAAAAAGAATCATTGCTGGCGGGTATAATGGATCAGTGAGCGGCGATGTCCACTGTATCGACGAAGGCTGTTATGTTGTTGATGGTCACTGCTTAAGAACGATCCATGCAGAAATGAATGCTATTTTGCAATGTGCGAAATTTGGCGCTCAAACAGAAGGCGCAGAGATTTATGTCACTCATTTTCCTTGTCTTCAATGTACTAAAATGATTCTGCAAGCGGGAATTAAAAAAATTTATTATTTAGAAGATTACCATAACAATCCATATGCACTAAAACTGATTGAACAAGCCCACGTTCAATGTGAAAAAGTAGATTTGCCAGAACATTTTTTTGAAAGTTTAAAATTTTAA
- a CDS encoding DNA internalization-related competence protein ComEC/Rec2, protein MRDYVLFSAILCLLSSLVVLTAGHWLSLFLLVFFLIRLCKTGKRTLIIGTLFFVLLTSFVTGIHQWSNQTKLLAEEQTFLMEVDADELKIDGNQIQFYGVIKATGHHPKISEKVITFYTLSSLKEKEDWQAQAANLKIKLTGKLTVPEKNRNQFQFNYQQFLYRKRIHWILKAETIQVIEQPVSFKEKLNFNYIRSTLLNYVDKTMSVKTAQYMKTLLFAEMASLDQATMQSFKNIGIVHLLSISGLHIQFLLTGLIYSFWRIGITKETTFYYMLVILPVYGSLTNWGTSVYRAVVMSLILLVSSHFKWKMSNLDAWSWTMLSALLIDPYQLYSVGFQLSYVLSLTLLILSQTFLSRSRPALVNNLLISFILMLVSIPILSFHFFEFSWIGVFANLLFVPIFAWLLLPVLIGLFFLSFFLQGSLIFSGIVKSLDGILGMLEGTVHWLSNRPFAMIVTGRVPLFLTSLFILSLLYFLMTLENKKRKRRYSIGLLFVVLITFVAYQRYSPFGEVILIDVGQGDAVLIKEPFGRGNYLIDTGGMLAFEKEDWEEKEKPTSVASRTLIPVLKAHGLSSLDQVFITHGDEDHMGALEELSETIQIKELLFPAGTTNKAAFLQTVLKLKSTGTFIQEVLASTKKRSSVNQSLSVLWPFVPGQGENNDSMVLYGKIGSFYWLFTGDLEEEGEKKIVQHYPELKVDVLKVGHHGSRTSSTKPFLDLINPQKALISCGLKNRYRHPDPDVLLQLQQTNAHIYRTDLDGAVHYRYIKIGEHIYREKFYTILK, encoded by the coding sequence ATGAGAGATTATGTTTTATTTTCAGCTATTTTATGTTTGCTCAGCAGCCTAGTTGTATTGACTGCAGGACATTGGTTAAGTTTGTTTTTGCTGGTATTTTTTTTGATTCGCTTATGCAAGACAGGAAAACGTACTTTAATTATTGGAACGCTTTTTTTTGTTTTGTTGACTAGTTTTGTTACTGGAATTCATCAGTGGTCAAACCAGACAAAATTGCTTGCAGAAGAACAAACTTTTTTGATGGAAGTAGATGCAGACGAGCTGAAAATAGATGGAAATCAAATACAATTTTATGGGGTAATCAAAGCAACGGGACATCATCCGAAAATCTCAGAAAAAGTCATTACTTTTTATACTCTGTCTTCATTAAAAGAAAAAGAAGATTGGCAAGCTCAAGCAGCTAATTTAAAAATTAAACTAACCGGAAAGCTAACAGTACCCGAAAAAAATAGAAACCAATTTCAGTTTAATTACCAACAATTTTTATACCGAAAAAGAATCCATTGGATATTGAAAGCTGAAACCATTCAGGTCATCGAGCAACCTGTTTCTTTTAAAGAAAAACTTAACTTTAATTATATAAGATCGACTCTTTTAAACTACGTTGATAAGACGATGTCAGTAAAAACGGCACAATATATGAAAACACTCCTTTTCGCTGAAATGGCTTCTTTGGATCAAGCAACTATGCAAAGTTTTAAAAATATTGGGATTGTCCATTTACTCAGTATTTCTGGTCTACATATTCAATTCTTATTAACCGGTTTAATCTATAGTTTTTGGCGTATAGGAATTACAAAAGAAACAACTTTTTATTACATGCTGGTTATTTTGCCGGTATATGGGAGCTTAACGAATTGGGGGACCAGCGTTTACCGAGCCGTTGTGATGAGCTTGATTTTGTTAGTCAGTTCGCATTTTAAATGGAAAATGTCTAATCTTGATGCTTGGTCTTGGACAATGCTATCGGCTTTGCTGATCGATCCTTACCAACTCTACTCAGTAGGATTTCAATTAAGCTATGTATTGAGTCTTACTTTATTGATTCTTTCTCAAACATTTTTGAGCCGATCTAGACCAGCGTTAGTTAATAACTTATTGATATCATTTATTTTGATGCTGGTTTCCATTCCAATTTTGTCTTTTCATTTTTTTGAATTTTCTTGGATCGGTGTTTTTGCTAATTTATTATTTGTTCCCATTTTTGCATGGCTGCTCTTACCAGTGTTAATCGGGCTTTTTTTTCTTTCTTTTTTCCTACAAGGCAGTTTAATCTTTTCAGGTATCGTAAAGAGCCTGGATGGTATACTAGGTATGCTCGAAGGAACCGTACATTGGCTCAGCAACCGCCCATTTGCTATGATTGTAACGGGAAGAGTTCCGCTTTTTTTGACTAGTTTATTCATTTTGTCGTTGCTTTATTTTCTCATGACTTTAGAGAATAAGAAGAGAAAACGACGATATAGTATTGGCTTGTTGTTCGTCGTCTTGATTACATTTGTCGCTTACCAAAGGTATTCTCCATTTGGAGAAGTTATCCTGATCGATGTTGGACAAGGAGATGCAGTGTTGATTAAAGAACCTTTTGGAAGAGGAAATTATTTGATTGATACAGGCGGTATGCTGGCATTTGAGAAAGAAGACTGGGAAGAGAAAGAAAAGCCAACGTCTGTCGCTAGTCGGACATTGATTCCTGTATTAAAGGCACATGGGTTATCTTCTTTGGATCAAGTGTTCATCACTCACGGGGATGAAGACCATATGGGTGCGCTAGAGGAATTATCAGAAACGATTCAAATCAAAGAACTTCTTTTTCCAGCAGGTACAACAAATAAAGCAGCTTTTCTGCAAACTGTCTTAAAACTAAAAAGTACCGGCACGTTTATTCAAGAAGTTTTAGCTTCGACCAAAAAAAGGAGTTCTGTTAATCAGTCCTTAAGCGTATTGTGGCCGTTTGTTCCAGGGCAAGGAGAAAATAATGATTCAATGGTTCTTTATGGAAAAATTGGTTCCTTTTATTGGTTGTTCACTGGTGATTTAGAAGAAGAAGGGGAGAAAAAGATTGTTCAGCATTATCCTGAGTTGAAAGTAGATGTTTTAAAAGTTGGTCACCATGGAAGTCGTACTTCGTCTACTAAACCATTTCTAGACTTAATTAACCCACAAAAGGCATTGATTTCGTGTGGGTTAAAGAATCGTTATCGCCATCCTGACCCAGATGTTTTACTTCAACTTCAGCAAACCAATGCCCATATTTACCGAACAGATTTAGATGGTGCTGTTCATTACCGCTATATAAAAATTGGGGAACATATTTACCGTGAAAAGTTTTATACTATTCTAAAGTAA
- the holA gene encoding DNA polymerase III subunit delta has translation MNFASEMAKLKKGEIAPVYLVLGTEDYLGGIARDTIIRSVLKEDEIDLNYGAYDMEETPLGTALDDAESIPFFGDRRLVIIDRPLFLTGDKSKSKLEHDIKWFENYLNQPSETTTLVVFAPYEKLDERKKITKLLKKKAVVIETRAMAEKEMRQYLKKTIENEGFTISPEAFESFIQLTDAKLSVAMSELPKLILFGQETKFITKEAVNELVAKSLEQNIFALNEYVLKKETGLALELYQDLLLQKEDPIKINAIMTTQFRLLLQIKILEKKGYQQGDIAKTLKVHPFRVKLGIQQMRKFDEQTLIEAYNGLIEAEYRLKTGQGDREMQFELFVLRFAGRR, from the coding sequence TTGAATTTCGCAAGCGAGATGGCAAAACTAAAAAAGGGTGAGATTGCACCAGTTTATTTGGTTTTAGGAACTGAAGACTATTTGGGAGGAATTGCCCGAGACACAATCATCCGTTCAGTTTTAAAAGAAGATGAAATCGACTTGAATTATGGTGCTTATGATATGGAGGAAACTCCACTTGGAACAGCATTAGATGACGCAGAATCCATTCCTTTTTTTGGAGACCGACGGCTTGTCATCATTGATCGGCCTCTTTTTTTAACAGGAGATAAAAGTAAGTCTAAGCTTGAACATGATATAAAATGGTTTGAAAACTACCTTAATCAACCTTCAGAAACGACAACTTTAGTTGTTTTTGCTCCTTATGAAAAGCTAGATGAGCGAAAAAAAATAACAAAACTATTGAAAAAAAAAGCAGTAGTGATTGAAACCAGAGCAATGGCAGAAAAAGAGATGCGGCAGTATTTAAAAAAGACTATTGAAAATGAAGGCTTCACTATTTCTCCTGAAGCATTTGAATCATTCATTCAATTGACAGATGCAAAGTTGTCAGTTGCTATGTCTGAGCTGCCAAAATTGATTTTATTCGGACAAGAAACTAAATTTATAACGAAAGAAGCCGTTAATGAATTAGTAGCTAAATCATTAGAACAAAACATTTTTGCGTTAAATGAATACGTCCTAAAAAAAGAAACTGGTTTAGCGCTTGAATTGTATCAAGACCTTTTACTACAAAAAGAAGATCCTATTAAAATTAATGCAATCATGACCACGCAATTTCGTTTGCTGCTTCAAATAAAAATACTTGAGAAAAAAGGATACCAACAAGGAGATATAGCCAAGACATTAAAAGTACATCCTTTTCGAGTGAAATTAGGCATTCAGCAAATGCGAAAGTTTGACGAACAGACATTGATTGAAGCTTATAATGGGTTGATAGAAGCGGAATACCGGTTAAAAACAGGACAAGGCGATCGAGAAATGCAATTTGAATTATTTGTTTTGCGATTTGCTGGCAGACGGTAA